One stretch of Halichoerus grypus chromosome 8, mHalGry1.hap1.1, whole genome shotgun sequence DNA includes these proteins:
- the PLEKHG3 gene encoding pleckstrin homology domain-containing family G member 3 isoform X2: protein MGALLRKANLPGVPSPGSDARMPVSASLRQDGGQERPVSLTSTTSSSGSSRDSRGAMEEPSGSEASAENGAGSPGSRRRPPNGSSSSSGWLSVRGPLSPFGGRAPAAPAHKLSYLGRVVREIVETERMYVQDLRSIVEDYLLKIIDTPGLLKPEQVSALFGNIENIYALNSQLLRDLDSCNGDPVAVASCFVERSQEFDIYTQYCNNYPNSVAALTECMRDKQQAKFFRDRQELLQHSLPLGSYLLKPVQRILKYHLLLQEIAKHFDEEEDGFEVVEDAIDTMTCVAWYINDMKRRHEHAVRLQEIQSLLINWKGPDLTIYGELVLEGTFRVHRVRNERTFFLFDKALLITKKRGDHFVYKGHIPCSSLMLIESTRDSLCFTVTHYKHSKQQYNIQAKTAEEKRSWTHHIKRLILENHHTTIPQKAKEAILEMDSYYPSRYRCSPERLKKAWSSQDEVSTHARQGRRQSGKGRAVWAEASLQDS, encoded by the exons ATGGGAGCCCTTTTGAGGAAAGCG AACCTCCCCGGAGTGCCCTCGCCAGGCAGCGATGCCAGGATGCCCGTCTCTGCCTCCCTCCGCCAGGATGGCGGCCAGGAGCGGCCGGTGAGCCTGACCTCGACCACGTCCTCGTCGGGTTCCTCCCGTGACAGCCGCGGTGCCATGGAGGAGCCCAGTGGCTCCGAGGCTTCCGCCGAGAACGGGGCGGGCTCCCCGGGTAGTAGGAGGCGTCCCCCCAACGGCAGCAGCAGCTCCAGCGGCTGGCTGAGCGTGAGGGGGCCGCTGTCCCCGTTCGGCGGCCGGGCCCCGGCAGCCCCGGCGCACAAGCTCAGCTACCTGGGCCGAGTGGTGCGGGAGATCGTGGAGACGGAGCGGATGTACGTGCAGGACCTGCGCAGCATCGTGGAG GACTACCTCTTGAAGATCATTGACACGCCTGGGCTGCTGAAACCAGAACAAGTCAGCGCCCTCTTTGGGAACATAGAAAACATCTATGCACTGAACAG ccagctaCTCCGAGACCTGGACAGCTGCAATGGTGATCCCGTGGCTGTGGCCAGCTGCTTCGTGGAAAGG AGTCAAGAGTTTGATATCTACACCCAGTATTGCAACAACTACCCCAA ctcagtgGCCGCCCTGACCGAGTGCATGCGGGACAAGCAACAGGCCAAGTTCTTTCGGGACCGGCAGGAGCTACTACAGCACTCTCTGCCCTTGGGCTCCTACTTGCTGAAGCCCGTGCAGCGCATCCTCAAGTACCACCTGCTGCTCCAG GAAATTGCCAAACATTTTGATGAAGAAGAGGATGGCTTTGAGGTGGTGGAGGATGCCATTGACACCATGACCTGTGTGGCCTGGTACATCAACGACATGAAGAGGAGACACGAGCATGCGGTCCGGCTCCAG GAGATTCAGTCGCTGCTCATCAACTGGAAGGGGCCGGACCTGACCATCTACGGGGAACTTGTCCTGGAGGGCACGTTCCGCGTGCACCGTGTACGCAACGAGAGGACCTTCTTCCTCTTTGACAAAGCACTGCTCATCACCAAGAAGCGAGGCGATCACTTTGTCTACAAGGGCCACATCCCG tgcTCCTCCCTGATGCTGATCGAAAGCACCAGAGACTCCCTGTGCTTCACCGTCACCCACTACAAGCACAGCAAGCAGCAGTACAACATTCAG GCCAAAACAGCGGAGGAGAAACGGAGCTGGACTCACCACATCAAGAGGCTCATCCTGGAGAACCACCACACCACCATCCCCCAGAAG GCCAAGGAAGCCATCTTGGAAATGGACTCCTACT ATCCCAGTCGGTACCGCTGCAGCCCAGAGCGCCTGAAGAAGGCTTGGTCCTCCCAGGACGAGGTGTCCACGCATGCGCGCCAGGGGCGCCGGCAGTCTGGTAAGGGAAGGGCTGTGTGGGCAGAGGCTTCCTTACAGGACTCTTGA
- the PLEKHG3 gene encoding pleckstrin homology domain-containing family G member 3 isoform X4, whose product MLLSPGDSSGPEKERFSRRFQNLPGVPSPGSDARMPVSASLRQDGGQERPVSLTSTTSSSGSSRDSRGAMEEPSGSEASAENGAGSPGSRRRPPNGSSSSSGWLSVRGPLSPFGGRAPAAPAHKLSYLGRVVREIVETERMYVQDLRSIVEDYLLKIIDTPGLLKPEQVSALFGNIENIYALNSQLLRDLDSCNGDPVAVASCFVERSQEFDIYTQYCNNYPNSVAALTECMRDKQQAKFFRDRQELLQHSLPLGSYLLKPVQRILKYHLLLQEIAKHFDEEEDGFEVVEDAIDTMTCVAWYINDMKRRHEHAVRLQEIQSLLINWKGPDLTIYGELVLEGTFRVHRVRNERTFFLFDKALLITKKRGDHFVYKGHIPCSSLMLIESTRDSLCFTVTHYKHSKQQYNIQRSLRACLGLCGGVQVTSQRRPGRAEAPDTAHG is encoded by the exons ATGTTGCTGAGTCCTGGGGATTCCTCAGGACCAGAAAAGGAGAGGTTCTCCAGAAGGTTCCAG AACCTCCCCGGAGTGCCCTCGCCAGGCAGCGATGCCAGGATGCCCGTCTCTGCCTCCCTCCGCCAGGATGGCGGCCAGGAGCGGCCGGTGAGCCTGACCTCGACCACGTCCTCGTCGGGTTCCTCCCGTGACAGCCGCGGTGCCATGGAGGAGCCCAGTGGCTCCGAGGCTTCCGCCGAGAACGGGGCGGGCTCCCCGGGTAGTAGGAGGCGTCCCCCCAACGGCAGCAGCAGCTCCAGCGGCTGGCTGAGCGTGAGGGGGCCGCTGTCCCCGTTCGGCGGCCGGGCCCCGGCAGCCCCGGCGCACAAGCTCAGCTACCTGGGCCGAGTGGTGCGGGAGATCGTGGAGACGGAGCGGATGTACGTGCAGGACCTGCGCAGCATCGTGGAG GACTACCTCTTGAAGATCATTGACACGCCTGGGCTGCTGAAACCAGAACAAGTCAGCGCCCTCTTTGGGAACATAGAAAACATCTATGCACTGAACAG ccagctaCTCCGAGACCTGGACAGCTGCAATGGTGATCCCGTGGCTGTGGCCAGCTGCTTCGTGGAAAGG AGTCAAGAGTTTGATATCTACACCCAGTATTGCAACAACTACCCCAA ctcagtgGCCGCCCTGACCGAGTGCATGCGGGACAAGCAACAGGCCAAGTTCTTTCGGGACCGGCAGGAGCTACTACAGCACTCTCTGCCCTTGGGCTCCTACTTGCTGAAGCCCGTGCAGCGCATCCTCAAGTACCACCTGCTGCTCCAG GAAATTGCCAAACATTTTGATGAAGAAGAGGATGGCTTTGAGGTGGTGGAGGATGCCATTGACACCATGACCTGTGTGGCCTGGTACATCAACGACATGAAGAGGAGACACGAGCATGCGGTCCGGCTCCAG GAGATTCAGTCGCTGCTCATCAACTGGAAGGGGCCGGACCTGACCATCTACGGGGAACTTGTCCTGGAGGGCACGTTCCGCGTGCACCGTGTACGCAACGAGAGGACCTTCTTCCTCTTTGACAAAGCACTGCTCATCACCAAGAAGCGAGGCGATCACTTTGTCTACAAGGGCCACATCCCG tgcTCCTCCCTGATGCTGATCGAAAGCACCAGAGACTCCCTGTGCTTCACCGTCACCCACTACAAGCACAGCAAGCAGCAGTACAACATTCAG CGATCCCTGCGGGCGTGTCTCGGTTTGTGTGGAGGAGTTCAGGTAACCTCACAGAGGCGCCCTGGCAGGGCAGAGGCACCGGACACGGCCCACGGCTGA
- the PLEKHG3 gene encoding pleckstrin homology domain-containing family G member 3 isoform X3: MPVSASLRQDGGQERPVSLTSTTSSSGSSRDSRGAMEEPSGSEASAENGAGSPGSRRRPPNGSSSSSGWLSVRGPLSPFGGRAPAAPAHKLSYLGRVVREIVETERMYVQDLRSIVEDYLLKIIDTPGLLKPEQVSALFGNIENIYALNSQLLRDLDSCNGDPVAVASCFVERSQEFDIYTQYCNNYPNSVAALTECMRDKQQAKFFRDRQELLQHSLPLGSYLLKPVQRILKYHLLLQEIAKHFDEEEDGFEVVEDAIDTMTCVAWYINDMKRRHEHAVRLQEIQSLLINWKGPDLTIYGELVLEGTFRVHRVRNERTFFLFDKALLITKKRGDHFVYKGHIPCSSLMLIESTRDSLCFTVTHYKHSKQQYNIQAKTAEEKRSWTHHIKRLILENHHTTIPQKAKEAILEMDSYYPSRYRCSPERLKKAWSSQDEVSTHARQGRRQSGKGRAVWAEASLQDS, from the exons ATGCCCGTCTCTGCCTCCCTCCGCCAGGATGGCGGCCAGGAGCGGCCGGTGAGCCTGACCTCGACCACGTCCTCGTCGGGTTCCTCCCGTGACAGCCGCGGTGCCATGGAGGAGCCCAGTGGCTCCGAGGCTTCCGCCGAGAACGGGGCGGGCTCCCCGGGTAGTAGGAGGCGTCCCCCCAACGGCAGCAGCAGCTCCAGCGGCTGGCTGAGCGTGAGGGGGCCGCTGTCCCCGTTCGGCGGCCGGGCCCCGGCAGCCCCGGCGCACAAGCTCAGCTACCTGGGCCGAGTGGTGCGGGAGATCGTGGAGACGGAGCGGATGTACGTGCAGGACCTGCGCAGCATCGTGGAG GACTACCTCTTGAAGATCATTGACACGCCTGGGCTGCTGAAACCAGAACAAGTCAGCGCCCTCTTTGGGAACATAGAAAACATCTATGCACTGAACAG ccagctaCTCCGAGACCTGGACAGCTGCAATGGTGATCCCGTGGCTGTGGCCAGCTGCTTCGTGGAAAGG AGTCAAGAGTTTGATATCTACACCCAGTATTGCAACAACTACCCCAA ctcagtgGCCGCCCTGACCGAGTGCATGCGGGACAAGCAACAGGCCAAGTTCTTTCGGGACCGGCAGGAGCTACTACAGCACTCTCTGCCCTTGGGCTCCTACTTGCTGAAGCCCGTGCAGCGCATCCTCAAGTACCACCTGCTGCTCCAG GAAATTGCCAAACATTTTGATGAAGAAGAGGATGGCTTTGAGGTGGTGGAGGATGCCATTGACACCATGACCTGTGTGGCCTGGTACATCAACGACATGAAGAGGAGACACGAGCATGCGGTCCGGCTCCAG GAGATTCAGTCGCTGCTCATCAACTGGAAGGGGCCGGACCTGACCATCTACGGGGAACTTGTCCTGGAGGGCACGTTCCGCGTGCACCGTGTACGCAACGAGAGGACCTTCTTCCTCTTTGACAAAGCACTGCTCATCACCAAGAAGCGAGGCGATCACTTTGTCTACAAGGGCCACATCCCG tgcTCCTCCCTGATGCTGATCGAAAGCACCAGAGACTCCCTGTGCTTCACCGTCACCCACTACAAGCACAGCAAGCAGCAGTACAACATTCAG GCCAAAACAGCGGAGGAGAAACGGAGCTGGACTCACCACATCAAGAGGCTCATCCTGGAGAACCACCACACCACCATCCCCCAGAAG GCCAAGGAAGCCATCTTGGAAATGGACTCCTACT ATCCCAGTCGGTACCGCTGCAGCCCAGAGCGCCTGAAGAAGGCTTGGTCCTCCCAGGACGAGGTGTCCACGCATGCGCGCCAGGGGCGCCGGCAGTCTGGTAAGGGAAGGGCTGTGTGGGCAGAGGCTTCCTTACAGGACTCTTGA
- the PLEKHG3 gene encoding pleckstrin homology domain-containing family G member 3 isoform X1, giving the protein MLLSPGDSSGPEKERFSRRFQNLPGVPSPGSDARMPVSASLRQDGGQERPVSLTSTTSSSGSSRDSRGAMEEPSGSEASAENGAGSPGSRRRPPNGSSSSSGWLSVRGPLSPFGGRAPAAPAHKLSYLGRVVREIVETERMYVQDLRSIVEDYLLKIIDTPGLLKPEQVSALFGNIENIYALNSQLLRDLDSCNGDPVAVASCFVERSQEFDIYTQYCNNYPNSVAALTECMRDKQQAKFFRDRQELLQHSLPLGSYLLKPVQRILKYHLLLQEIAKHFDEEEDGFEVVEDAIDTMTCVAWYINDMKRRHEHAVRLQEIQSLLINWKGPDLTIYGELVLEGTFRVHRVRNERTFFLFDKALLITKKRGDHFVYKGHIPCSSLMLIESTRDSLCFTVTHYKHSKQQYNIQAKTAEEKRSWTHHIKRLILENHHTTIPQKAKEAILEMDSYYPSRYRCSPERLKKAWSSQDEVSTHARQGRRQSGKGRAVWAEASLQDS; this is encoded by the exons ATGTTGCTGAGTCCTGGGGATTCCTCAGGACCAGAAAAGGAGAGGTTCTCCAGAAGGTTCCAG AACCTCCCCGGAGTGCCCTCGCCAGGCAGCGATGCCAGGATGCCCGTCTCTGCCTCCCTCCGCCAGGATGGCGGCCAGGAGCGGCCGGTGAGCCTGACCTCGACCACGTCCTCGTCGGGTTCCTCCCGTGACAGCCGCGGTGCCATGGAGGAGCCCAGTGGCTCCGAGGCTTCCGCCGAGAACGGGGCGGGCTCCCCGGGTAGTAGGAGGCGTCCCCCCAACGGCAGCAGCAGCTCCAGCGGCTGGCTGAGCGTGAGGGGGCCGCTGTCCCCGTTCGGCGGCCGGGCCCCGGCAGCCCCGGCGCACAAGCTCAGCTACCTGGGCCGAGTGGTGCGGGAGATCGTGGAGACGGAGCGGATGTACGTGCAGGACCTGCGCAGCATCGTGGAG GACTACCTCTTGAAGATCATTGACACGCCTGGGCTGCTGAAACCAGAACAAGTCAGCGCCCTCTTTGGGAACATAGAAAACATCTATGCACTGAACAG ccagctaCTCCGAGACCTGGACAGCTGCAATGGTGATCCCGTGGCTGTGGCCAGCTGCTTCGTGGAAAGG AGTCAAGAGTTTGATATCTACACCCAGTATTGCAACAACTACCCCAA ctcagtgGCCGCCCTGACCGAGTGCATGCGGGACAAGCAACAGGCCAAGTTCTTTCGGGACCGGCAGGAGCTACTACAGCACTCTCTGCCCTTGGGCTCCTACTTGCTGAAGCCCGTGCAGCGCATCCTCAAGTACCACCTGCTGCTCCAG GAAATTGCCAAACATTTTGATGAAGAAGAGGATGGCTTTGAGGTGGTGGAGGATGCCATTGACACCATGACCTGTGTGGCCTGGTACATCAACGACATGAAGAGGAGACACGAGCATGCGGTCCGGCTCCAG GAGATTCAGTCGCTGCTCATCAACTGGAAGGGGCCGGACCTGACCATCTACGGGGAACTTGTCCTGGAGGGCACGTTCCGCGTGCACCGTGTACGCAACGAGAGGACCTTCTTCCTCTTTGACAAAGCACTGCTCATCACCAAGAAGCGAGGCGATCACTTTGTCTACAAGGGCCACATCCCG tgcTCCTCCCTGATGCTGATCGAAAGCACCAGAGACTCCCTGTGCTTCACCGTCACCCACTACAAGCACAGCAAGCAGCAGTACAACATTCAG GCCAAAACAGCGGAGGAGAAACGGAGCTGGACTCACCACATCAAGAGGCTCATCCTGGAGAACCACCACACCACCATCCCCCAGAAG GCCAAGGAAGCCATCTTGGAAATGGACTCCTACT ATCCCAGTCGGTACCGCTGCAGCCCAGAGCGCCTGAAGAAGGCTTGGTCCTCCCAGGACGAGGTGTCCACGCATGCGCGCCAGGGGCGCCGGCAGTCTGGTAAGGGAAGGGCTGTGTGGGCAGAGGCTTCCTTACAGGACTCTTGA